The Streptomyces sp. NBC_01244 genome contains a region encoding:
- the sigE gene encoding RNA polymerase sigma factor SigE, translating to MVGIPLDTTRADRGGAAAPVDRGGVLRRLFWSAGEPKSVTNIADRFRTVDTATTATFAADAGSQAWTPPSWEEIVSTHSARVYRLAYRLTGNQHDAEDLTQEVFVRVFRSLSTYTPGTFEGWLHRITTNLFLDMVRRKQRIRFDALADDAAERLPSREPSPQQVLHDTHFDADVQQALDTLAPEFRAAVVLCDIEGLSYEEIAATLGVKLGTVRSRIHRGRSHLRKALKHRSPEARAEQRALAGVAVGAPGAGGEGGAE from the coding sequence ATGGTAGGGATTCCGCTGGACACCACCAGAGCCGACAGGGGAGGTGCGGCTGCGCCTGTGGATCGTGGGGGTGTCCTCCGACGCCTCTTCTGGTCGGCCGGTGAGCCGAAATCCGTGACCAACATTGCTGACCGTTTCCGCACCGTAGACACCGCAACCACCGCGACCTTCGCCGCCGATGCGGGCTCCCAGGCGTGGACCCCTCCCTCGTGGGAGGAGATCGTCAGCACGCACAGTGCGCGGGTCTACCGTCTCGCCTACAGGCTGACGGGCAACCAGCACGACGCCGAGGACCTGACGCAGGAAGTCTTCGTCCGCGTCTTCCGCTCGCTGTCCACGTACACGCCCGGCACCTTCGAGGGCTGGCTGCACCGGATCACCACGAACCTCTTCCTGGACATGGTCCGCCGCAAGCAGCGCATCCGCTTCGACGCCCTCGCCGACGACGCCGCCGAGCGGCTGCCGAGCCGGGAGCCCTCCCCGCAGCAGGTGCTGCACGACACCCACTTCGACGCGGACGTGCAGCAGGCGCTGGACACCCTCGCGCCCGAGTTCCGCGCGGCCGTGGTGCTCTGCGACATCGAAGGCCTGTCGTACGAGGAGATCGCCGCCACGCTCGGCGTCAAGCTCGGCACCGTGCGCAGCCGTATCCACCGGGGCCGTTCGCACCTGCGCAAGGCGCTCAAGCACCGGTCTCCCGAGGCCCGTGCCGAGCAGCGCGCGCTGGCCGGTGTGGCCGTGGGCGCCCCCGGCGCCGGGGGAGAGGGCGGAGCCGAGTGA
- a CDS encoding O-methyltransferase, whose translation MRQLWGQERVITGNRQTSWAFADAFVAEDDALRWARDRSREAGLRSVSPGTGAALRLLAATADAKAVAEIGTGTGVSGIHLLHGMRADGVLTTVDPEADRQAFARQAFRAAGFAGNRARFIPGRALDVLPRLADGGYDLVFCDGDPSESLDYLAESLRLLRPGGLVCFEGVFSDGRTVDSAAQPVEVLRVRELLRTVRETPALEAALLPVGDGLLCAVRR comes from the coding sequence TTGCGCCAACTATGGGGACAGGAGAGGGTCATTACCGGCAACCGGCAGACGAGCTGGGCGTTCGCCGACGCGTTTGTCGCCGAAGACGACGCTCTGCGATGGGCCCGAGACCGGTCCAGGGAAGCGGGACTCCGTTCCGTATCCCCCGGCACCGGGGCCGCGCTGCGCCTGCTCGCCGCCACCGCGGACGCGAAGGCGGTCGCCGAGATCGGCACCGGAACCGGCGTGTCCGGCATCCACCTCCTGCACGGAATGCGTGCCGACGGGGTCCTGACCACGGTGGATCCCGAAGCGGACCGGCAGGCCTTCGCCCGCCAGGCCTTCCGCGCCGCCGGCTTCGCGGGCAACCGCGCCCGCTTCATCCCCGGCCGCGCCCTGGACGTACTGCCCCGGCTGGCCGACGGCGGGTACGACCTCGTCTTCTGCGACGGCGACCCCTCCGAGTCCCTCGACTACCTCGCTGAATCGTTGCGCCTGCTCCGCCCCGGCGGCCTGGTCTGCTTCGAGGGGGTCTTCTCCGACGGCCGTACGGTCGACTCCGCGGCCCAGCCGGTCGAGGTGCTCCGGGTCCGTGAGCTGCTGCGCACCGTCCGCGAGACCCCGGCCCTGGAGGCCGCCCTGCTTCCGGTGGGCGACGGCCTGCTGTGCGCGGTCCGCCGCTGA
- a CDS encoding S1C family serine protease, producing MSDSQQTDPAADPVPGLLPRWWSRPADPVGAHEASVPAPRAESPADPDPDPVAAPAPAPVPRWWSRPADPVGAHEGSVPTPRTVPDTDTDTGTEPRYDPWGARPLQAVDRGRAGSRRIRLRQGIVLALGTALLAGGIGGYAGVLAERQAGTRLELPQAAKADRGRAPDSVAGIAATALPGVVTLHVNGAENSSTGTGFVLDGQGHILTNNHVVNGARSITVTFSTGESVAAELVGGDTGYDLAVVKVDGVRGLRPLALGNSENVEVGDPVVAIGAPFDLSNTVTAGIISATGRPITAGGDKGDGSDVSYVDALQTDAPINPGNSGGPLLDAKAQVIGINSAIRGGDGGDSSGQQRGSIGLGFAIPVNQGKRVAEELMRTGRATHPVIGVTLDMDYPGDGARVGEKKGEDGKPTVTAGGPGARAGIRPGDVITKVDGVRVHGGDELVIKIRAHRPGDRLTLTVLREGRERTLEVVLGSANGS from the coding sequence ATGTCCGACAGTCAGCAGACCGATCCGGCGGCGGATCCGGTTCCCGGCCTCCTGCCCCGGTGGTGGAGCCGGCCCGCGGATCCCGTCGGCGCGCACGAGGCATCCGTACCGGCCCCACGGGCCGAGTCGCCCGCGGATCCGGACCCGGATCCGGTGGCCGCGCCGGCCCCCGCCCCGGTGCCCCGGTGGTGGAGCCGGCCCGCGGATCCCGTCGGCGCGCACGAGGGATCCGTACCGACCCCGCGGACCGTGCCGGACACGGATACGGACACGGGCACGGAGCCGCGGTACGACCCGTGGGGTGCGCGGCCGCTCCAGGCGGTGGACCGCGGCCGGGCGGGGTCCCGCCGGATCCGGCTGCGTCAGGGCATCGTCCTCGCTCTGGGGACCGCGCTCCTGGCCGGGGGCATCGGCGGCTACGCCGGCGTCCTCGCCGAGCGGCAGGCCGGCACCCGCCTCGAACTCCCGCAGGCGGCCAAGGCCGACCGCGGCCGTGCTCCCGACAGCGTCGCCGGGATCGCCGCCACCGCGCTGCCCGGCGTGGTCACCCTGCACGTCAACGGCGCGGAGAACAGTTCGACCGGCACCGGCTTCGTCCTCGACGGGCAGGGCCACATCCTCACGAACAACCACGTGGTCAACGGGGCCCGGAGCATAACGGTCACCTTCAGCACCGGTGAGAGCGTGGCCGCCGAGCTGGTCGGCGGCGACACCGGATACGACCTGGCCGTCGTCAAGGTCGACGGGGTACGGGGCCTGCGGCCGCTCGCGCTCGGCAACTCCGAGAACGTCGAGGTCGGCGACCCCGTCGTGGCCATCGGGGCCCCCTTCGACCTGTCCAACACCGTCACCGCCGGCATCATCAGCGCCACCGGCCGCCCCATCACCGCAGGCGGCGACAAGGGCGACGGCAGCGACGTCAGCTACGTCGATGCCCTGCAGACCGACGCCCCCATCAACCCCGGCAACTCCGGCGGACCCCTCCTCGACGCCAAGGCCCAGGTCATCGGCATCAACAGCGCCATCCGCGGGGGCGACGGCGGGGACAGCTCCGGACAGCAGCGCGGCAGCATCGGCCTCGGCTTCGCCATCCCGGTGAACCAGGGCAAGCGCGTCGCGGAGGAGCTGATGCGCACCGGCCGCGCCACCCACCCCGTCATCGGCGTCACCCTGGACATGGACTACCCCGGAGACGGGGCCCGGGTGGGGGAGAAGAAGGGCGAGGACGGGAAGCCGACCGTCACCGCGGGCGGGCCCGGGGCCCGCGCGGGGATCAGGCCGGGCGATGTGATCACCAAGGTGGACGGGGTACGGGTGCACGGCGGCGACGAGCTCGTGATCAAGATCCGCGCCCACCGGCCGGGCGACCGGCTCACCCTCACCGTGCTGCGCGAGGGCCGGGAGCGCACGCTGGAAGTGGTCCTCGGCTCGGCGAACGGATCGTGA
- a CDS encoding DivIVA domain-containing protein, protein MIVFAFLLIALVVVVAGVTLAVAGGGSEAVLPEAEPDRLSDALPENRPVVRADIDELRLPVAPRGYRMADVDDVLERLAAELAERDARIAELTAAAAPASAPASVPASGSADGSVDLTKGAEK, encoded by the coding sequence TTGATCGTGTTCGCGTTCTTGCTCATCGCGCTGGTCGTGGTCGTCGCCGGAGTCACCCTCGCGGTGGCCGGCGGAGGGTCCGAGGCCGTGCTGCCGGAGGCCGAGCCCGACCGGCTGTCCGACGCCCTGCCGGAGAACCGTCCCGTCGTACGGGCGGACATCGACGAACTGCGTCTGCCCGTGGCCCCGCGGGGCTACCGGATGGCCGACGTGGACGACGTACTGGAGCGGCTGGCGGCGGAGCTGGCGGAGCGCGACGCGCGGATCGCCGAGCTGACTGCTGCGGCCGCGCCCGCTTCCGCGCCCGCTTCCGTGCCTGCTTCCGGTTCCGCCGACGGCTCCGTGGACCTGACCAAGGGCGCCGAGAAGTGA
- a CDS encoding enoyl-CoA hydratase/isomerase family protein, producing the protein MADSVLYEVTDGLATITINRPEAMNAMNTEAKVALRDAARAAAADPAVRAVLLTAAGNRAFCVGQDLKEHVGFLAADREHGSSLTMNTVAEHYNPIVRALTEMPKPVVAGVNGVAAGAGFGFALAADFRVVADTASFNTSFAGVALTADSGVSWTLPRLIGGSRASDLLLFPRSVKAQEALELGIANRVVPSEELAAEALAVARRLAEGPTVAYAALKESLAYGASRSLSDALDREDVLQARAGASEDHGIAVEAFLAKRAPRYLGR; encoded by the coding sequence ATGGCCGACAGCGTGCTCTACGAAGTGACCGACGGACTCGCGACCATCACGATCAACCGTCCCGAGGCCATGAACGCCATGAACACCGAGGCCAAGGTCGCCCTGCGCGACGCGGCCCGGGCGGCGGCCGCGGATCCGGCGGTACGGGCGGTCCTGCTCACCGCGGCCGGCAACCGGGCGTTCTGCGTGGGCCAGGACCTCAAGGAACACGTCGGGTTCCTCGCGGCCGACCGCGAGCACGGCTCCTCGCTGACGATGAACACCGTCGCGGAGCACTACAACCCGATCGTCCGGGCGCTGACGGAGATGCCCAAGCCGGTGGTCGCGGGCGTGAACGGCGTCGCGGCGGGCGCGGGCTTCGGCTTCGCCCTGGCGGCGGACTTCCGCGTGGTCGCGGACACCGCCTCCTTCAACACCTCCTTCGCGGGAGTCGCCCTGACGGCCGACTCGGGCGTCTCGTGGACGCTGCCCCGCCTGATCGGCGGCTCGCGCGCCTCCGACCTGCTGCTCTTCCCGCGGTCCGTGAAGGCCCAGGAGGCACTGGAACTCGGCATCGCGAACCGCGTCGTCCCCTCGGAGGAGCTGGCGGCCGAGGCGCTGGCCGTGGCCCGGCGGCTGGCCGAGGGCCCGACGGTCGCCTACGCCGCGCTGAAGGAGTCCCTGGCGTACGGGGCCTCCCGGTCGCTCTCCGACGCCCTGGACCGCGAGGACGTCCTCCAGGCCCGGGCAGGGGCCTCCGAGGACCACGGCATCGCCGTCGAGGCCTTCCTCGCGAAGCGAGCTCCCCGCTACCTGGGCCGCTAG
- a CDS encoding DUF3117 domain-containing protein, which produces MAAMKPRTGDGPLEVTKEGRGIVMRVPLEGGGRLVVELTPDEADALGDALKKVVG; this is translated from the coding sequence ATGGCGGCCATGAAGCCGCGGACGGGCGACGGCCCGCTCGAGGTCACCAAGGAGGGGCGGGGCATCGTCATGCGCGTACCGCTCGAGGGCGGCGGTCGGCTCGTCGTCGAGCTGACTCCGGACGAGGCGGACGCCCTGGGTGACGCCCTGAAGAAGGTCGTCGGCTGA
- a CDS encoding DNA-3-methyladenine glycosylase I, which produces MSGVLAGPDGGLRCPWGLATEDYVAYHDTEWGRPVHGDDALYERLCLEAFQSGLSWLTILRRREGFRNAFAGFEIAQVAEFGAADVERLLADEGIIRNRAKIEATLANAKTLAGWEAGELDALIWSHAPAPGRAPKSTTEIPAATPESTALAKALKKAGIRFVGPTTAYALMQACGLVNDHLARCVARDLP; this is translated from the coding sequence GTGAGCGGAGTGCTCGCCGGTCCCGACGGGGGTCTGCGGTGCCCCTGGGGGCTGGCCACCGAGGACTACGTCGCGTACCACGACACGGAGTGGGGCCGTCCGGTCCACGGAGACGACGCGCTGTACGAGCGGCTGTGCCTGGAGGCCTTCCAGTCGGGGCTGTCCTGGCTGACGATCCTGCGCCGCCGCGAGGGGTTCCGCAACGCCTTCGCGGGCTTCGAGATCGCCCAGGTGGCGGAGTTCGGGGCGGCGGACGTGGAACGGCTCCTCGCCGACGAGGGGATCATCCGGAACCGGGCCAAGATCGAGGCGACCCTCGCCAACGCCAAGACCCTGGCCGGGTGGGAGGCGGGGGAACTCGACGCCCTGATCTGGTCCCACGCCCCGGCGCCCGGGCGGGCTCCGAAGAGCACCACCGAGATTCCGGCGGCGACCCCGGAGTCCACGGCCCTGGCCAAGGCCCTGAAGAAGGCGGGCATCCGCTTCGTGGGCCCCACGACGGCCTACGCCCTGATGCAGGCCTGCGGCCTGGTCAACGACCACCTGGCCCGCTGCGTGGCCCGCGACCTGCCCTGA
- a CDS encoding anti-sigma factor family protein: MSGISPSPSPAEQASSAEQASSVEQHLGDRLAALVDGELGHDARERVLAHLATCPKCKAEADAQRRLKTMFVESAPPPLSAGLLARLQGLPGSGSEGPSGPSGPFGPPAGADPFATFGYASPAAAAAPQQQGFRIHEVGRQRRRFAFVAAGAVSLAAIALGGSLPMEAVEPNARGEAPAARTGPVVPVADAVVRENRLPKPGAVPTLRSVTPLAASPTPSRPAGSARPVSLYR, from the coding sequence GTGAGCGGGATCAGTCCGTCCCCGTCGCCTGCCGAGCAGGCTTCCTCCGCCGAACAGGCTTCCTCTGTCGAACAGCATTTGGGCGACCGGCTCGCCGCCCTCGTGGACGGGGAGTTGGGCCACGACGCGCGCGAGCGGGTGCTGGCGCACCTGGCGACGTGTCCCAAGTGCAAGGCCGAGGCCGATGCGCAGCGGCGCCTGAAGACCATGTTCGTGGAGAGCGCGCCGCCTCCGCTGTCGGCCGGGCTGCTGGCGCGGTTGCAGGGGCTGCCGGGAAGCGGCTCCGAGGGCCCGTCAGGGCCTTCCGGCCCCTTCGGCCCGCCGGCGGGAGCCGACCCCTTCGCGACCTTCGGCTACGCGTCGCCCGCGGCCGCCGCCGCGCCGCAGCAACAGGGCTTCCGGATACACGAGGTGGGCCGGCAGCGGCGCCGCTTCGCGTTCGTGGCCGCGGGAGCGGTGTCGCTCGCCGCGATCGCGCTCGGCGGCTCGCTGCCGATGGAAGCGGTCGAGCCCAATGCCCGGGGCGAGGCTCCGGCCGCGCGCACGGGACCCGTGGTCCCGGTGGCCGATGCGGTGGTCCGGGAGAACCGGCTGCCGAAGCCGGGCGCCGTGCCGACGCTCCGCTCGGTCACGCCCCTCGCTGCCTCCCCGACGCCCTCCCGCCCGGCCGGCTCCGCGCGCCCGGTGTCCCTGTACCGCTAG